The Linepithema humile isolate Giens D197 chromosome 2, Lhum_UNIL_v1.0, whole genome shotgun sequence genome has a segment encoding these proteins:
- the Non3 gene encoding ribosome production factor 2 homolog, whose translation MPTINRIATPTHKGKKAILNKEPKLIENAKEALCLKGKNTSPIVTGIMKDLYDLKKPNAQIMKQKNDILPFEDVTPIEKFASKYNAPLFMMALHNKKRPHNFIMGRMYEHTLLDMVEFGVDNYKGLKEFKIEKISSGIKPLLIFNGELFETNHEYGRIKNLLVDMFQRETVKKIRLQGLEHVLSFTAVDNKILLRSYKVLLKKSNTRIPRIELEEIGPRADFICRRNKFASEDLFKQACKRPKALKEKKKKNVSKDTFGTTFGRVHLGEQKINNIQTRKMKGLKKTFSEKKMQKRKIVDDNDDGAKKLKESTD comes from the exons atgcCGACCATAAACAGGATTGC AACACCAACCCATAAGGGTAAAAAagctatattaaataaagaaccgaAACTAATAGAAAATGCTAAAGAAGCTTTATGCCTCAAAGGAAAAAATACATCACCAATTGTTACTGGCATCATGAAAGATTTG TATGATCTGAAGAAACCTAATGcacaaataatgaaacagaaaAATGATATACTACCATTTGAAGACGTTACAcctattgaaaaatttgcatcCAAGTATAATGCACCTCTCTTCATGATGGCTTTGCACAATAAGAAGCGTCCACACAATTTCATAATGGGAAGAATGTATGAGCACACATTATTAGATATGGTGGAGTTTGGCGTGGATAATTACAAAGGATTAAAAGAATTCAAAATTGAGAAGATCAGTTCGGGAATAAAACCATTGTTGATTTTCAATGGTGAACTCTTTGAAACGAATCATGAATATGGCAGAATCAAAAACTTGCTTGTCGATATGTTCCAAAGAGAAACGGTCAAGAAGATTAGGTTGCAGGGTCTGGAACATGTTTTAAGTTTTACAGCTGTTGACAATAAAATACTTCTGCGTAGTTATAA AGTACTTCTCAAGAAATCTAACACAAGAATACCTAGGATAGAACTTGAGGAAATAGGACCACGTGCCGATTTTATATGTAGACGCAACAAGTTTGCTTCGGAAGATTTATTTAAGCAAGCTTGCAAGAGACCTAAAGCACTCAAG gagaagaagaagaagaatgtTTCTAAAGATACATTCGGAACAACATTCGGTCGTGTACATCTTGGAGaacaaaagattaataatattcaaacaaGAAAGATGAAAGgtttaaagaaaacattttcgGAAAAAAAGATGCAGAAAAGAAAGATTGTCGATGATAATGACGACGGTGCAAAGAAACTTAAAGAATCCACAGATTGA